GCGCCGGGCGCCTATGTCCGGCTGTCGGTCGGCGACAATGGCATGGGCATGGACGAGGAGACACGGCGGCGCGCGATCGAGCCTTTCTTCTCGACCAAGGGGATCGGCAAGGGAACGGGGCTTGGCCTGTCGATGGCGCATGGCCTCGCCGCGCAGCTTGGCGGCGCGCTGACTATCCGGAGTGTGCCGGGCGAGGGGACGACCGTCGACCTGTGGCTTCCCGTCAGTGGCAGCCAAGTCGACAGCGAAGGCGTGCCGATTGCGGCGATGTCGGTCGCGAATGCACGCGGAACCGCGTTGCTGGTCGATGACGAGGAACTGGTCCGGATGAGCACCGCCGACATGCTTGCCGACCTTGGCTACGAGGTCGTCGAAGCCGGCTCAGCCGAGGAGGCGCTGAAGCTGGTCGAGGCGGGAGCCACGCCCGATATCCTGGTCACCGACCATCTCATGCCGGGGATGAGCGGCGAGGAGCTGGCGCGGCGGATGCGCGCGCAGCGGCCCGCGTTCCCGGTCCTGATCGTGTCGGGTTACGCCGAGGCCGAAGGCATCGCCGCCGACCTGCCGCGCCTGACCAAGCCGTTCCGAAATGCCGAACTCGCCGAGCGGCTGGCGAGCGTTCACCCGCCTGCCTGACTAGCGTCACACCATCGCGTTGACGAGGTTCTTCAGCGGCAAGAAGGCAAAGCCGACCGAGCTGTCCGAGATGCCGTAAGGCATGAACAGCTGGTCGCCGACCCGCATCGCGCCGCAGGTATAGACCACGTTGGGGACATAGCCGTTGCGGTCCTCATTCTCCGCCTCGATAATCGGATTCGCGGTGCGGCCGAGAATCTTCGACGGATCGTCGCGGTCGAGCAGAACGGCGCCGATCGAATATTTGCGCATCGCGCCGACGCCGTGGGTCAGCAACAGCCAACCCTCGTCGATCTCGATCGGCGGGCCGCAATTGCCGATCTGGATGAACTCCCACGGATATTTCGGGGTCATCAACGGGACGCCTTCGTCCCAGCGGGTCAGGTCGTCGGATTCGAGCAGGAAGAGGTTCTGCCCGTCCTGGCGCCCGATCATCCGGTAGGTCCCGCCGATCTTGCGGGGGAAGAGCGCCATGCCCTTATTACGCGCGGCGGAGCCCGACATTGGGACCATCTCGATCGAGCGGAAGTCGGCGGTGCGCATCAGCTCCGAGCGAATGTCGCGCCCCGAATAAGCGGTGTAGGTGCCGAGATATTCCTGGCGACCATCGTCGTGCGTGAAATGGGTGAGGCGAAGATCCTCGAGGCCATTGGATTGCGCCGGGGTGACCGGGAAGATCACCGTCCCCGAGATGTTGCTGTCCTCCTGCCGGAAGACGGTGATCGGGCCATCGTTGTAAATGCCGTCGAGGTCCGGCGCGTCGGCCGCGGTGGCGAAGGGCGGCTGGGGCGCGAGTTCGAAGCTGCTGTCGGCCGACACCAGGCCTTCGCGAAACGCAATCGAGCTGATGTGCCCTTCGCCGACCGCGCGAAGCGACATCAATACGCGGATGGTGTGGCGGTCGAGTCCGGTCTGGTCGGGATGGGGGACGATGCTGGGGTTCATCAGCGCCGCCGCGGCATAGCTGTATTCGTGACAGAAATAGGCGCCGATCAGCTGCTGCCTTTTGTCGCCGACGCCTTCGAGCGAGAGGTCGAGCAGGGCGCAAATCTGCCGGAAGCGCTTCAGGAAGACCTTACGGGTCTGCCAGTGGCGCTGCTCGAAATCGCGCATGACGTCCTGAAGCTGGCGACCGATCGAACGGTCATCGAGCGCCAGCACCGAATCCACCAACCGCCGGGCGCGGTTGGACTGACCGTCGCTACCCTGCCACGCCAGATGGAACGGGCGCACGACGACCCGCGAAGGGTCCGCCGTCAAACGGAGCGGATGGAGACAGGACTGAATCATGAACCTCAGGGGAAAGCGGGGAAGGCGGCGTTTCTGTCGCCTTGCCAACGGACTGTCCAGCCCGGACTTGCCCCTTGCCCATGGTTCGCATCGTCAAAGCGGCGAGCTGAAGCGCCAGAATCGACTCCGCGCCCTGGTTGCGGTTGATCCCGCTTGCCATCAGGCCGTCGTAACAGCCGCCGTCGGTCAAGTCGGCCAGCGGCGCGCCGGCGTCATTGTCACCGAAGAACCAGCCGAAGGCATGTTGCGCGACGGTGCGCCACTTAACGTCGCCGGTGGCGGCAAAGGCGGTCGCCGCCGCATCGATCGTCGCTGCCGCTTCGAGCGGCTGCTGGTCAAAGGCGAGCGAGGGGGCATATTCGCGGCCAAAGCCGTTCGATCCGACCGGACGGAACGCGCCGCGCGGCCCGGTCTGGTGGTCGACGAGCCATTCGAGCGTCGAAAGCCCGAGGTCCAGCATCCGCTCGTCGTCGAGGCGACGTCCGACGCGGATCAGCGCTTCGGACAGGCGTGCGTTGTCGTAGGACAGGACCGGCTCGAACCAGTTCCAGTCGGGACGCGAGGCCGCGGCGTGGCACC
Above is a genomic segment from Sphingomonas sp. LY29 containing:
- a CDS encoding glycoside hydrolase family 130 protein produces the protein MIQSCLHPLRLTADPSRVVVRPFHLAWQGSDGQSNRARRLVDSVLALDDRSIGRQLQDVMRDFEQRHWQTRKVFLKRFRQICALLDLSLEGVGDKRQQLIGAYFCHEYSYAAAALMNPSIVPHPDQTGLDRHTIRVLMSLRAVGEGHISSIAFREGLVSADSSFELAPQPPFATAADAPDLDGIYNDGPITVFRQEDSNISGTVIFPVTPAQSNGLEDLRLTHFTHDDGRQEYLGTYTAYSGRDIRSELMRTADFRSIEMVPMSGSAARNKGMALFPRKIGGTYRMIGRQDGQNLFLLESDDLTRWDEGVPLMTPKYPWEFIQIGNCGPPIEIDEGWLLLTHGVGAMRKYSIGAVLLDRDDPSKILGRTANPIIEAENEDRNGYVPNVVYTCGAMRVGDQLFMPYGISDSSVGFAFLPLKNLVNAMV